The DNA window agaaaaggaagaagaagaagaagaaggaggagaaccagaaggagaagaagaggaagaagaaggaggaggaggacgacgaCGACAGGTGGCAtgacaaagaggaggaggacatcAAACCTGACCCTCTCAGATTCATGCCGGCCAGGAGCCCTGGACCCATGATCAACACCACCACAACATGGTCTCCCATCAGCCTCttccagctcttcttctccactTCTGTTGTCAGAACAATAATCGAAAACACAAACGCCAATGCTGCCAAAAGAAATCAAGCTGGGGTGCGTTTCAAGTGGGAAGCGCTCACGGTTAAGGACTTTTACACGTTTTTAGCCACTATCATTTTCACCGGCCTCGTGTCAGTCCACAACAGGGCAGATTACTGGAGGAAGAAATGGCCGTACAACTTCCCCTTCCCCAGTAGAAAGATGTCACGGGACCGCTTTGAGGCGATTTTGTGGTCACTTCACCTGAGCGACCcaaaagaagatgaagaaaatgaaaagaaaaagaacaccCCTGAGTATGACAGACTTTTTAAGATAAAGCCGCTGTACACAGATATGGTGGACGCCTGCAAAGCCCATTTCCAGCCATATCGGAATCTGTCCATTGATGAGCGGATGGTCGCCAGCAAAGCCCGCATCAGCATCAAGCATTACATGAAGAACAAGCTCACAAAGTGGGGATACAAACTGTTTGTGCTGGCTGATGCATCTACTGGCTACACGTGTAATTTTTTCGTGTACACAGGCAAAAGACAGAGCCCCACAGGCCGCAGTCTGAGTTACTCTGCCGTTATGGACCTTCTGTGCTTTCCTATCCTCGGTAGCGGCTACACGCTGTACACGGACAATTTTTACACAAGCACCACTCTATTTACTGATTTGTCCAAAAAGAACATTGGCTGTTGTGGAACCATTAGGACAAATAACACTGGCTTCCCAAAGACCCAGACCAACAACCTGCCCAAAAATGCTGAGAGGGGGGACATTCGTTGGATGAGGAGTGGCAAACTTCTCTTCGTGAAGTGGATGGACACAAGAGAGGTTAAAATGTGCTCCACGGTGCACCAGGCCTACAACGGACTGACAGTGTTGAGGAAAGCGAAGGAGGCTGGTGTGTGGAAAAACAAGTCCATACCTGTTCCGGACTGCATCGTGGACTACAATCGCAACATGGGTGGTGTGGATTTGTCCGATGCACTGATCGGATCGTACAGTGTCCACCAGAAGACGAAGAAGTGgtacaagacttttttttaccactttgtGGACGTCGCTGCCGTCAACAGTTACCTCTTACACAAGGAGCTGTTCAAGGTCAGGCAGGACCCCACCCAGACAAAGCCCTTCACCCACAAGAAATTCAGGGAGGTGTTAGCCAAGCAGATGCTTGAGTTTGCTGACGGCTCAGAAGCCACCCCACCACCCACATCCCCCACCACTTGCATGCCCGTATTCTTCGACAACAGGGAAACAAGGGCCAGGAAGCACTGCAAGAGGTGTCTCAATGCTGGAACACCCAGGGTGAAGACAGCGGTGTATTGCAGGAGGTGTCTGGTTCCTCTCTGCCTCACCTCTAAGAAGAACTGCTTCCAGTTGTGGCATGATGGACAGTAACTTTCTGATGGTCACGTGTAAATACATGGACAATAGTGTAGATGGTTCTTTTAGTTTCACCTGTGTTTTCAGAGTTTGTATTGTTACAGAAATGTTTGATAAAGTAAATCTGCTCCATTTGGACGCAACACTCACACTCACTTTCTttgtgtggtcattttgagaaTGGGAAATATATAGAGGTCTGGTTGAATCTtcaaaaaaatgccaaaaacgGTTGTATTTGGATGTATTGAGCACCATTAGTGATatacaaattaaatatataGCTTTGTACATGAGAAAAATCAAATGGCACACACGGTGTCTGTTCTAACACCTCTCTAATATTCTTCTCCTTCACCTTATCTGAATCAACCATTGCAGAGATAATGTTCACATATGTAAtcatattgtactatgatttGATAGGttgagagctgcagctgcatcattctacagggatactcatcctgaaaatgcttttCTTTAGGCAAACCTGAAACTTTTTGTGCTGTGTGTCGTCTTCATTTAAAGGGGGTTTATGGTTGTGCGCAGACCCTACAAACAGCTTACGCCGCAGAGGTtcctgtgaagtgctgtaaagtttagttgattcaaaactcacccaaaacacacattaaatatggcttgaaaaagagacaaattcaaacaaaagtacacattggcttcactataactcacagcattcacagacaaacactagtctttatctggacacattttccccacaactacaacatgctaacgtttttagcacaagcctatggcattttacattgtaaaattgtataaattagcctaacggctagcgatcttttcctcttctcgtataaaaccagggacaacagcaacatttaacaaaggtaacggtatgcagtatctcacataagtgagtacacccctcccatttctgcaaatatttcattatatcttgtcatgggacaacactatagaaatgacactttgatataacttaaagtagtcagtgtacagcttgtgtagtagtatagatttaccttcctctgaaaattactcaaaacacagccatcaacatctaaacagctggcaacataagtgagtacaccccacagtgaacatgtccaaattgggcctaaagtgtcaatattttgtgtgccaaccattattatctagcactgccttaacccttttgggcatggaattcaccagagctcacaggttgcttcaggaatcctctcccactcctccatgatgacatcatggagcagatagatgtgaagacaccttgcgctcctccaccttcagcttgaggatggcccacaggtgcacaggtgagtttagggctggatacatacttggccagtccatcaccttcaccttcagcttcctcagcaaggcagttgtcatc is part of the Epinephelus fuscoguttatus linkage group LG11, E.fuscoguttatus.final_Chr_v1 genome and encodes:
- the LOC125896783 gene encoding piggyBac transposable element-derived protein 4-like — encoded protein: MAMHGLKKRFNPVEVLALLEKDCESSFCVNDSPSEDEDLVHPNYTQDSGDSDYCLPSSESDEDDYDDEDYVPTPATDPRPLTSTLQSKAGGLLAPSPSERPGKRKLSLAESEKESEEEEEEEEEQKEKKKKRKKKKKKEENQKEKKRKKKEEEDDDDRWHDKEEEDIKPDPLRFMPARSPGPMINTTTTWSPISLFQLFFSTSVVRTIIENTNANAAKRNQAGVRFKWEALTVKDFYTFLATIIFTGLVSVHNRADYWRKKWPYNFPFPSRKMSRDRFEAILWSLHLSDPKEDEENEKKKNTPEYDRLFKIKPLYTDMVDACKAHFQPYRNLSIDERMVASKARISIKHYMKNKLTKWGYKLFVLADASTGYTCNFFVYTGKRQSPTGRSLSYSAVMDLLCFPILGSGYTLYTDNFYTSTTLFTDLSKKNIGCCGTIRTNNTGFPKTQTNNLPKNAERGDIRWMRSGKLLFVKWMDTREVKMCSTVHQAYNGLTVLRKAKEAGVWKNKSIPVPDCIVDYNRNMGGVDLSDALIGSYSVHQKTKKWYKTFFYHFVDVAAVNSYLLHKELFKVRQDPTQTKPFTHKKFREVLAKQMLEFADGSEATPPPTSPTTCMPVFFDNRETRARKHCKRCLNAGTPRVKTAVYCRRCLVPLCLTSKKNCFQLWHDGQ